A genome region from Clostridium sp. JN-9 includes the following:
- the prfB gene encoding peptide chain release factor 2 (programmed frameshift), translating to MLLQVEESMNELVELRKTLNEIGIHFDIEALTKRVKELENKMQEKDFWDNINKAQEITVEAKGIKDKIDKFSALNNSLEDLIVLCQLTLEEQDTSSVSEVLSDTGKIKGEIERLKIEILLSGQYDKNNAILNLHVGVGGTDAQDWTEMLLRMYTRFAEKKGFKVETLDILPADDYGLKSASLKISGDFAYGYLKSEKGIHRLVRISPFNANGKRQTSFASLEVLPELTEEQDINIRSEDLRIDTYRASGAGGQYVNKTESAIRITHIPTGIVVQCQNERSQYSNKETALKMLKAKLVELKERAHKEKIEDLTGELKDMGWGSQIRSYIFQPYTMVKDHRTGVESGNINAVMDGDIDIFILGYLKQNSK from the exons ATGCTACTGCAGGTAGAAGAATCAATGAACGAACTGGTAGAACTCAGGAAAACATTAAATGAAATA GGGATTCACTTTGACATTGAGGCTTTAACAAAAAGGGTTAAAGAACTTGAGAATAAAATGCAGGAAAAAGACTTTTGGGATAATATAAATAAGGCTCAGGAAATAACTGTAGAGGCTAAAGGCATTAAGGATAAGATTGATAAATTTTCAGCTTTAAATAATTCACTGGAAGACTTAATTGTATTGTGCCAGTTAACACTTGAAGAACAGGACACAAGTTCAGTATCAGAAGTATTGTCAGACACTGGGAAAATCAAGGGAGAAATTGAAAGATTAAAAATAGAAATACTTTTATCAGGACAATATGATAAAAACAATGCCATATTAAATCTTCATGTTGGCGTTGGCGGTACTGATGCTCAGGACTGGACTGAGATGCTGCTTAGGATGTATACAAGATTTGCGGAAAAAAAAGGATTTAAAGTAGAAACTTTAGATATTCTTCCAGCAGATGATTATGGACTTAAGAGTGCCTCTTTGAAGATTTCCGGAGATTTTGCCTATGGATATTTAAAATCAGAAAAAGGCATACACAGGCTTGTGAGAATATCGCCATTTAATGCAAATGGCAAAAGACAAACCTCCTTTGCTTCACTGGAAGTACTGCCGGAGCTTACAGAGGAACAGGATATAAATATAAGAAGTGAAGACTTAAGAATTGATACTTACAGAGCAAGTGGTGCAGGCGGGCAATATGTTAATAAAACTGAGTCTGCCATAAGAATAACACATATACCAACTGGTATAGTTGTACAGTGCCAAAACGAGAGAAGTCAATACTCAAATAAGGAAACAGCTTTAAAAATGCTAAAGGCTAAATTGGTTGAGCTTAAGGAAAGAGCTCACAAGGAGAAGATTGAAGATTTAACTGGTGAACTAAAGGATATGGGATGGGGAAGCCAAATCAGATCTTATATCTTTCAGCCTTATACTATGGTAAAAGATCATAGAACAGGTGTTGAAAGCGGAAATATTAATGCAGTTATGGATGGAGATATAGACATTTTTATTCTTGGGTATCTAAAGCAAAATTCAAAGTAA
- a CDS encoding M28 family metallopeptidase, with the protein MKRLISTYILTILLVFLFSSFQIYYFIRPFNSSKVIDYIGYLSSDSLNGRLAGTVDNALAAQYIKEQFQVKNLQPYKGSYYESFQVKYPYKMDGKPYLKVFDQNKKLVKEFNYGTDYKEDMLNFKINNISFNKNDIAALSDYTTQVTKGMDKVVFYTPEKNNINFRSSFINDSSISLFIMVTQKANEEINNMLKNGYTVSCYIPYEIRDTEINNVTACIKGKNPKLSPIIIGGHFDHVGTDLNGTIYSGALDNASGISFVMELSDYISSLGRPERDIIFVGFNAEEFGCVGSTKFVEKYKSDLNGAKVFNFDMIGSNNSVPLCIMGGDMDTNNTPLIKSAANICKSNKVYFNYLFENSSDHESFRKENIDAITFIDNDLSRIHTPNDKVSYIDSKSIDRCFNVVSQEVISNAFNNNFLYLYYKEIMVISLILISALIFLNRDLQ; encoded by the coding sequence ATGAAAAGGCTTATAAGCACATATATATTAACTATTTTACTGGTATTTTTATTTTCCTCCTTCCAGATATATTATTTCATTCGTCCATTTAACAGCAGCAAAGTTATAGATTATATAGGATATCTATCATCAGATTCACTTAATGGGAGACTTGCCGGTACAGTGGACAATGCACTGGCAGCCCAATATATCAAAGAACAGTTTCAGGTTAAAAATTTACAGCCTTACAAAGGCTCCTATTATGAAAGCTTCCAGGTTAAATATCCTTATAAAATGGATGGTAAGCCATATTTAAAAGTATTTGATCAAAATAAGAAGCTTGTAAAAGAGTTTAATTATGGCACAGACTATAAAGAGGATATGCTAAACTTTAAAATTAATAATATAAGCTTTAATAAAAATGACATAGCAGCTCTCTCAGATTATACAACTCAGGTTACAAAAGGTATGGATAAAGTAGTTTTTTATACTCCAGAGAAAAACAATATCAATTTCAGAAGTTCATTTATTAATGATTCCTCCATAAGTTTATTTATAATGGTAACACAGAAGGCCAATGAAGAAATTAATAATATGCTGAAAAATGGATATACCGTAAGCTGCTACATACCCTACGAAATAAGGGATACTGAAATCAATAACGTTACAGCCTGTATTAAAGGAAAAAATCCAAAACTTTCACCAATTATTATAGGCGGTCACTTTGATCATGTAGGTACTGATTTAAATGGAACAATTTATAGTGGGGCTTTAGATAATGCATCTGGTATTTCATTTGTTATGGAGCTGTCTGATTATATAAGCTCACTTGGCAGGCCTGAAAGAGATATTATTTTTGTGGGCTTTAATGCTGAAGAATTTGGATGTGTGGGGTCAACAAAATTTGTTGAAAAATACAAGTCGGATTTAAATGGTGCTAAGGTATTTAATTTTGACATGATAGGCAGTAATAATTCTGTACCCCTATGTATAATGGGGGGTGACATGGACACAAACAATACACCACTGATAAAATCAGCAGCTAATATATGTAAAAGCAATAAAGTCTACTTTAATTATCTTTTTGAAAATTCCAGCGATCACGAATCTTTTAGAAAGGAAAATATTGATGCCATAACTTTTATTGATAATGACCTGTCAAGAATTCATACACCTAATGATAAGGTTTCTTATATTGACAGTAAATCCATAGATAGATGTTTTAATGTAGTATCACAGGAAGTTATTTCAAATGCATTTAATAACAACTTTCTGTATCTATACTATAAAGAGATTATGGTGATTTCTTTAATTCTCATATCTGCATTAATATTTTTAAACAGGGATTTACAATAG